TTTTAGCTAAGAAAATATCTCCGACAGCAAATTTATTATCGCTTGTTTCTTTATTTAATTCAATAAGTCTACCATCTCTTAGTAGGGCGAAATCAATATCCGAAGAATTTGAACGAATTATTAATTCTGTTTTCATTCTGAATATAGTTTTGTGCCTACGTAAAAAAATTACGAAGACGGATTAAAATTTGTAAACAGGTATAATTTTTATACCTTTTCAAGGTGTTAAAACCTTAATGTCAATGAACTTAATACTGCTTTAAAGCAATGAAAAAGTAAGCGTTAGCTTACTTTTTCTTATGGCGATTTGCTCTTGCTCTTTTCTTTCTTTTGTGTGTCGAGATTTTTGCTCTCTTTCTTTTTTTACCGCTTGGCATAATTAAAATGTTTTGTAAAATCTTTATATGTTAAAGACTTTTGATTAATACTTTATTATTTTACAGATACTTTAGTTTTAACACCCTCTGTAAACACTTTTGATGGTTTAAAAGCTGGTATGTTGTGTGCAGGTATTTTAATAGTAGTATTTTTAGAAATATTTCTACCAGTTTTTTCTGCTCTAGTTTTGATGATGAAACTACCAAAACCTCTTAAATATACATTATCTCCGCTCTCTAATGCATCCTTTACCTCGTCCATAAACGCTTCAACAGTTGCTAATACATCCGCTTTTTCAATTCCGCTCTTATCTGAAATCTTCGATACGATATCTGCTTTTGTCATTCTATATATATTTTGAATTTATTTTTTGAAATAGAGGGTGCAAATATATGATAATTAATCTATTCGTAAAAAAATAAGAATAAAAATATATAAATAAAAAATAGTAATTTCGCGGGCTAAATTTACATAAACAATGTTTGCTAACCAACTTATTTACTGGTATTTAAAAAATAAAAGAGATTTGCCTTGGCGTAAAACTAAAGATCCTTACTTAGTTTGGCTAAGTGAAATAATGTTACAGCAAACGCGTGTAGCCCAAGGTTTACCTTATTTTATAAGCTTTACAACCAACTTTGAAACAGTGTTTGACTTAGCTAAAGCAGATGAAAGTACGGTACTTAAATTATGGCAAGGATTAGGGTATTATTCAAGAGCAAGAAACCTGCATTTTACAGCAAAACAGGTTGCAACCGAGTTAAATGGTGTTTTTCCGAACAATTATAAAGAGCTATTAAAATTAAAAGGAATTGGAGATTACACTGCTTCGGCAATTGCATCGGTTTGTTATGACGAACCTGTGGCTGTTGTTGACGGAAATGTATATCGAGTTTTAGCGCGTTATTTTGGTATAAATACACCTATTAATTCTACCAAAGGAATCAAAGAATTTAAGCAATTAGC
The Tenacibaculum pacificus DNA segment above includes these coding regions:
- a CDS encoding HU family DNA-binding protein, producing the protein MTKADIVSKISDKSGIEKADVLATVEAFMDEVKDALESGDNVYLRGFGSFIIKTRAEKTGRNISKNTTIKIPAHNIPAFKPSKVFTEGVKTKVSVK